The Methanobacterium lacus genome includes a region encoding these proteins:
- a CDS encoding flavodoxin family protein has protein sequence MKVLIIYNSVHRGNTEKIARAMADSIDADILSYSEVDGYNVLDYDLVGFGSGIYYGKPGKDFVEFIDSLPIVKNKKAFVFTTSGKGDSNYSEKLAAKVSENGFKIVGEFSCKAFDAWGPLKLVGGINKGRPNSDDLKSAHNFICQLVGEEG, from the coding sequence ATGAAAGTTTTAATAATTTACAATTCAGTTCATCGTGGAAATACCGAAAAAATAGCCAGAGCAATGGCAGATTCAATAGATGCAGACATTTTAAGTTACAGCGAAGTGGATGGATACAACGTACTAGACTACGATCTTGTCGGATTTGGATCCGGAATTTACTATGGTAAACCAGGGAAGGATTTTGTTGAATTCATAGATAGTTTGCCCATAGTAAAGAATAAAAAGGCATTTGTATTCACAACCAGTGGAAAAGGTGATTCTAATTACTCTGAAAAACTTGCAGCTAAAGTTTCAGAGAATGGATTTAAAATAGTGGGAGAATTTTCCTGCAAAGCCTTCGATGCATGGGGTCCTTTAAAATTGGTTGGAGGAATAAATAAGGGCAGGCCAAATTCTGATGATCTGAAATCTGCTCACAATTTTATTTGCCAACTTGTTGGGGAGGAAGGTTAA
- a CDS encoding NifB/NifX family molybdenum-iron cluster-binding protein: MRVAVAVSDDEKFTEHFGRAQKFLIYEFDGDKVELIDRRESKKVPGEKHQWSKSLNIVEDSDVVICHQIGMTAKPGLKSEGKKVVEDEGPVEEVLNRFVEHEKFLRKPLNF, encoded by the coding sequence ATGAGAGTTGCAGTGGCTGTTTCTGACGATGAAAAATTCACAGAACATTTCGGAAGGGCGCAAAAATTTCTTATCTATGAATTTGATGGGGATAAAGTTGAATTAATAGACCGAAGAGAGTCAAAAAAGGTTCCTGGAGAGAAACATCAATGGAGCAAATCTCTTAATATTGTAGAGGATTCTGATGTTGTAATATGCCATCAGATTGGAATGACTGCAAAGCCCGGGCTTAAAAGTGAAGGAAAAAAAGTTGTTGAAGATGAAGGGCCTGTTGAAGAAGTTTTAAATAGATTTGTAGAACATGAGAAGTTCCTTAGAAAACCCCTCAATTTCTAA
- a CDS encoding 2,3-bisphosphoglycerate-independent phosphoglycerate mutase — protein sequence MKGIIMIIDGMGDRPIKELGDKTPLEAAKTPNMDKMVERGICGIMDPIRPGIRAGSDTSHISILGYDPYEVYTGRGPFEAAGVGLKVLPGDIAFRCNFSTADSDGIITDRRAGRIREGTEEIAAAINGMVIADDVEVIFKESTGHRAVLVLRGEGLSDQISDADPKHEGKPPKKVVPLDDTKEAARTADILNMIVSKSYDVLKDLPINLERIEAGENPANIIIPRGAGAVPYVEPFGDKYGLKPVCIAETGLIKGIGNITGMDLIDIEGATGGIDTNLENIERGILDTAALDYDFLLINVDGADEAGHDGQLDEKIKFIEKVDDMLARLMEIEDAYFILTADHSTPISTMDHTGDPVPILINGPEVKVDDVKIFSERAAAKGGLCRIQGCNVMDILMDLMNKSTKFGA from the coding sequence ATGAAAGGAATCATAATGATCATTGATGGTATGGGAGACCGTCCCATAAAGGAACTTGGAGATAAAACACCTCTTGAAGCCGCAAAAACACCTAACATGGACAAAATGGTTGAAAGAGGAATATGTGGAATTATGGACCCAATTAGGCCCGGTATAAGGGCGGGTAGTGACACTTCACACATATCGATTCTTGGATACGACCCTTATGAAGTTTACACAGGAAGGGGCCCGTTTGAAGCTGCCGGTGTAGGGTTGAAGGTTCTTCCAGGAGACATAGCATTCAGATGCAACTTCTCAACTGCAGATTCCGATGGAATCATAACTGACAGAAGAGCTGGAAGAATAAGGGAAGGTACTGAAGAAATTGCAGCAGCCATAAATGGAATGGTAATTGCTGACGACGTTGAAGTTATCTTCAAAGAATCCACAGGTCACAGGGCAGTTCTAGTTTTAAGGGGAGAAGGCTTATCTGATCAGATTTCAGATGCAGATCCTAAACACGAAGGCAAACCTCCTAAAAAGGTTGTGCCCCTTGATGATACCAAGGAAGCAGCAAGAACTGCAGATATCTTGAACATGATAGTTTCCAAATCCTACGATGTTTTGAAGGATCTTCCTATAAACCTTGAAAGGATTGAAGCTGGTGAAAATCCTGCCAACATAATCATCCCAAGGGGTGCTGGTGCAGTACCATATGTAGAACCCTTCGGAGACAAATATGGTTTAAAACCAGTTTGTATAGCTGAAACTGGATTGATCAAGGGAATAGGTAACATCACTGGCATGGACCTTATTGATATCGAAGGTGCCACTGGAGGTATTGATACCAACCTTGAAAATATTGAAAGGGGAATTCTCGATACAGCAGCCCTTGATTACGATTTTTTATTGATAAATGTTGATGGTGCAGACGAAGCCGGACACGATGGACAGTTGGATGAGAAAATCAAATTCATTGAAAAAGTGGATGATATGCTGGCCAGATTAATGGAAATAGAAGATGCTTACTTCATTTTGACTGCAGATCATTCAACCCCTATTTCCACCATGGATCATACTGGAGATCCAGTTCCCATCCTCATAAACGGCCCAGAAGTTAAGGTAGATGATGTGAAAATATTCAGTGAGAGGGCTGCTGCAAAGGGAGGTCTTTGCAGAATTCAGGGATGTAATGTGATGGACATACTAATGGACCTCATGAACAAATCAACAAAATTCGGAGCCTGA
- a CDS encoding PAS domain S-box protein has translation MVDNEDKARIIKEEQNSKSAYLKKDLETSESSDQVTSHNHFIDAFQENYWLYLIFQYIGAVLLIILAFGIYSFLTAQFGPGLPTYILFYPAVIIVSLLWGFGPGLVATVTSLSVADIWILPPQGQLSIASTTDLVGLILFLTFGILISAVAELYHRNRIKAVAYDKENSLREARKEKEFLANILEHSSQPFAIGFPDGRLGLFNHAFEELTGYTKQELNTIDWSDALTPVEWREKESQKLDELHRTGQPVRYEKEYVRKDGSRVPIELFVDINMAADGNPEFYYSFISDITKRQKDEADLKRQAALLDVSYEAIFSWEYDDGIISWNVGAEKLYGFSNEEAIGHVSHDLLKTNFPIEFKDFLKILKKNGNWAGELIHTTRDGRLIVVESRQQLIKDFSGKLIVIETNRDITQRKKMEQLLKDSEEKYRTILDNLQDAYIQADSNGIITMVSPSAASMYNYDSPNKMIGNYIKNLYKNQLDRDDLLENLEKLGNVEDYESVALRKDGTTFDVSLNSQFLYDNEGQIQGTEVFVRDITERKNAEKALRVSEQRISDMIESISDYIYAIDSDWNFIFVNETAANDVGYESSELLGKNIWSAVDKVVGTELETNFREAMDKREIKLFDWETVYTDSYKEFTVYPSAEGITVYGKDITKRKKAEKQLKIENERLETILETNPSAVIIVEADGNISYINQRAKDIYGINITGMDLSTAIAKVKAKKIDGSEYSVGDGPTGRALKGQMVRNEEMILEQPDGTVIPILGSAAPIYNLENQIISAVVIFDDITQIKQEEWRKQKMLEKEQQLTEELSATNEELQATTEELKTSNEDLILAQNSLMEMVTKLKTSNKELEQFAYVASHDLQEPLRMVASFTQLLERRYKNHLDDDANDYIDFIVEGAQRMKDLIDDLLAFSRLNTEVHKFEPILVEVALDDVSFNLKSSIEENNATITYDPLPTINGDPSQIRQLFQNLISNAIKFHGDTPPKIHVSAQELDDECIFGVTDNGIGINQNHQEQIFSIFKRLHTRKDYEGTGIGLAICKRIVERHGGKIWVESEEGNGSTFYFTISNNQIVNSSNGLY, from the coding sequence GTGGTAGATAACGAAGATAAAGCAAGGATCATCAAAGAAGAACAAAATTCGAAGTCTGCATATCTAAAAAAAGATTTGGAAACATCTGAAAGTTCAGACCAAGTCACTTCACACAACCATTTTATCGATGCATTCCAAGAGAATTACTGGTTATATCTAATATTCCAATATATTGGGGCAGTTTTACTAATTATTTTAGCTTTTGGAATATATTCTTTTTTAACAGCACAATTTGGCCCAGGATTACCTACATACATATTATTTTATCCTGCTGTAATCATAGTTTCATTGTTATGGGGATTTGGTCCAGGGCTAGTGGCAACAGTTACCTCTTTGTCAGTGGCAGACATCTGGATTCTACCTCCACAGGGACAATTATCAATAGCGTCAACAACAGATTTAGTAGGGTTAATACTTTTCTTGACATTTGGTATATTGATCAGTGCCGTAGCAGAGCTGTATCATAGGAATAGAATAAAAGCTGTTGCCTATGATAAAGAAAATTCTTTACGTGAAGCAAGAAAAGAGAAAGAATTTCTAGCAAATATTTTGGAGCATTCATCACAACCATTTGCTATTGGATTTCCTGATGGAAGACTTGGACTATTCAACCATGCCTTTGAAGAACTCACAGGTTACACAAAACAAGAATTAAATACCATTGATTGGTCCGACGCATTAACTCCGGTTGAGTGGCGGGAGAAGGAAAGTCAAAAGTTGGATGAACTTCATAGAACAGGCCAACCTGTTCGCTATGAAAAGGAATATGTCCGGAAGGATGGATCTAGGGTGCCTATAGAACTCTTTGTAGACATCAATATGGCGGCTGATGGAAATCCAGAATTTTATTATTCATTTATATCAGATATAACCAAACGCCAGAAGGATGAGGCAGATTTGAAGAGACAAGCTGCATTATTAGATGTGTCTTATGAAGCCATTTTTTCATGGGAATATGATGATGGAATAATATCATGGAATGTAGGTGCTGAAAAACTCTACGGATTTAGCAATGAAGAAGCCATAGGCCATGTAAGTCATGATTTGCTTAAAACTAATTTTCCAATAGAATTTAAAGATTTTCTCAAAATTCTCAAGAAAAATGGAAATTGGGCTGGAGAATTAATTCACACAACCAGAGATGGCCGGTTGATTGTTGTTGAAAGTAGACAACAATTAATAAAGGATTTTTCAGGAAAATTAATCGTTATTGAAACGAATAGGGATATTACACAACGTAAAAAGATGGAGCAATTGTTGAAAGATAGTGAAGAAAAATATCGAACCATTTTAGATAATCTCCAAGATGCTTATATTCAAGCTGATAGCAATGGAATTATCACGATGGTCAGCCCATCTGCAGCAAGCATGTACAACTATGATTCCCCAAACAAAATGATTGGTAACTATATAAAAAATTTGTATAAAAATCAGTTAGATAGGGATGATCTATTGGAAAACTTGGAAAAATTAGGTAATGTAGAAGATTATGAGAGTGTTGCATTAAGAAAGGATGGTACAACTTTTGATGTCTCATTAAATTCACAGTTCCTTTATGATAATGAAGGTCAAATACAGGGGACTGAAGTATTTGTTCGTGATATTACTGAACGTAAAAATGCTGAAAAGGCATTACGGGTGAGTGAACAAAGAATTTCAGACATGATCGAAAGTATCAGTGATTATATCTATGCAATTGACAGTGATTGGAATTTTATTTTTGTGAATGAAACAGCTGCTAACGATGTGGGGTATGAATCTTCTGAACTGTTAGGAAAAAACATATGGTCTGCTGTGGATAAGGTTGTGGGGACCGAGCTCGAAACAAATTTTCGTGAAGCAATGGATAAGAGAGAGATTAAACTGTTCGATTGGGAAACAGTCTACACAGATAGCTACAAGGAATTTACTGTGTATCCCTCTGCAGAGGGGATCACGGTATATGGTAAAGATATAACAAAACGCAAAAAAGCAGAAAAACAGCTCAAAATTGAAAATGAACGTTTAGAAACCATTTTAGAAACAAATCCTTCTGCTGTAATCATAGTTGAAGCAGATGGAAATATTTCCTACATTAACCAAAGAGCCAAGGATATATACGGTATCAACATAACTGGCATGGATTTATCAACTGCAATAGCCAAAGTCAAGGCAAAGAAGATAGACGGATCAGAGTACTCCGTTGGAGATGGACCGACAGGCAGAGCTTTAAAAGGTCAAATGGTCCGTAATGAGGAAATGATTTTAGAACAGCCCGATGGAACAGTCATACCTATACTTGGAAGTGCTGCACCAATATACAATTTAGAAAATCAAATAATTTCTGCCGTAGTTATTTTTGATGATATAACACAAATAAAACAGGAAGAATGGCGCAAACAAAAGATGCTGGAAAAGGAACAGCAGCTTACTGAGGAGCTTAGTGCTACTAATGAGGAACTACAAGCCACTACTGAAGAACTTAAGACTTCAAATGAAGATTTGATTCTTGCACAAAACAGTCTCATGGAAATGGTGACTAAATTAAAAACCTCAAACAAAGAATTGGAACAATTTGCATATGTGGCATCCCATGATTTACAAGAACCATTGCGTATGGTGGCAAGTTTCACACAGCTACTAGAACGAAGGTACAAGAATCACTTGGATGATGATGCTAATGATTACATAGATTTCATTGTTGAGGGTGCTCAGCGTATGAAAGATTTGATTGATGACTTATTAGCATTTTCAAGACTGAATACTGAGGTACATAAATTTGAACCAATTTTAGTAGAAGTTGCATTGGATGATGTTTCATTCAATCTTAAATCTTCAATAGAAGAAAATAATGCCACAATAACTTATGATCCTTTACCCACCATTAATGGCGATCCTTCACAGATCAGACAGCTTTTCCAAAACTTAATATCGAATGCCATAAAGTTCCATGGTGATACACCTCCAAAAATTCATGTTTCTGCCCAGGAATTGGATGATGAATGTATTTTTGGTGTAACAGATAATGGAATAGGAATAAACCAAAACCATCAGGAACAAATTTTTAGCATTTTCAAAAGACTGCACACAAGGAAGGACTATGAAGGAACAGGTATAGGGCTGGCAATATGTAAAAGAATTGTTGAAAGACATGGTGGAAAAATATGGGTAGAATCAGAAGAAGGAAATGGTTCCACATTTTATTTCACAATTTCTAATAATCAAATTGTTAATAGTTCCAATGGTCTTTACTGA
- a CDS encoding CheR family methyltransferase, which translates to MTVPKVIAHQEKTAQILNKIFILIQNKTGHDFSAYKKSTINRRIQKRMKTCQVDEICDYLEYLHENPDEIHLLYNELLINVTQFFRDPEAYESLKSKFFINILEAKDDDVIRIWVPGCSSGEEVYSIAIMISELFEEMNQNFKVQIFGTDIDESVIRKARSGKYKISSNIHYDRLCKYFYKNGDEYTIKNEIREMMIFSTHNVITDPPFTRLDMISCRNLLIYLESSAQQQVISNFVNALNKDGILFLGPSENIGKFLDTFKIEDNKWNIFRGANSGRMRLNLKTNFLTQ; encoded by the coding sequence ATGACCGTTCCAAAAGTTATAGCACACCAAGAAAAAACAGCCCAAATATTGAATAAAATATTTATCCTGATTCAAAACAAGACTGGGCACGATTTTTCAGCATACAAAAAAAGCACCATAAACAGAAGAATTCAAAAACGTATGAAAACTTGCCAAGTTGACGAAATATGCGATTATTTAGAATATCTTCATGAAAATCCCGATGAAATTCATCTGCTATATAATGAATTACTGATTAACGTTACTCAGTTCTTCAGAGATCCTGAAGCATACGAATCATTAAAATCTAAATTCTTTATAAACATATTAGAAGCAAAAGATGATGATGTTATTAGAATTTGGGTTCCAGGTTGTTCAAGCGGAGAAGAAGTTTATTCAATTGCAATCATGATTAGTGAACTGTTTGAAGAAATGAATCAAAATTTCAAGGTTCAAATTTTTGGAACAGATATAGATGAATCTGTCATACGAAAAGCTCGTTCAGGAAAATATAAAATATCTTCCAATATCCATTATGACAGACTCTGCAAATATTTCTACAAGAATGGTGATGAATATACTATAAAAAACGAAATTAGAGAAATGATGATATTCTCAACTCACAACGTCATCACAGACCCACCATTCACTAGATTAGACATGATATCTTGTAGAAACCTTTTAATTTACCTGGAATCATCTGCTCAACAACAAGTTATCTCCAACTTTGTTAATGCCCTCAACAAAGATGGGATTTTATTTTTAGGTCCTTCAGAAAATATTGGAAAATTTTTAGATACATTCAAAATTGAAGACAATAAATGGAACATATTTAGAGGCGCTAATTCTGGAAGAATGAGATTAAACCTAAAAACAAATTTTCTCACTCAATAA
- a CDS encoding 30S ribosomal protein S3ae — protein sequence MAKARRRRVRDTWKEKQWYTIMTPKDFGDQEIGTTPAREPEQLMKRRVESSLRELTGDFSKQYIKLFFEINEVAGDTATTSFVGHQVTTDYVRSMIRRGTSRIDSIVNVTSQDGVKLKVHVLAITIKRAKSSQQKFIRETMEKMVQNAAKDKKFQELIEDILGGKMASHIYHESKKIYPLKRVETIKTRVIVEK from the coding sequence ATGGCTAAAGCGAGACGTAGAAGAGTAAGAGATACTTGGAAGGAAAAACAGTGGTACACAATAATGACTCCTAAGGATTTTGGAGATCAGGAAATTGGTACAACCCCTGCAAGGGAACCAGAACAGTTAATGAAAAGGAGAGTTGAATCCTCCCTCCGTGAACTAACTGGAGACTTCAGTAAACAGTATATCAAACTTTTCTTCGAAATAAATGAAGTTGCAGGTGACACAGCAACCACCAGCTTTGTTGGACACCAAGTAACAACAGACTACGTTAGAAGTATGATTAGAAGAGGTACAAGCCGAATTGATTCAATCGTGAACGTAACATCCCAAGACGGTGTTAAGCTTAAGGTTCACGTGCTTGCAATAACAATTAAAAGGGCTAAATCCTCCCAGCAGAAGTTCATCAGAGAAACCATGGAAAAGATGGTTCAAAACGCAGCAAAGGACAAAAAATTCCAGGAACTCATCGAAGATATCCTCGGCGGAAAAATGGCATCCCACATATACCATGAATCCAAAAAAATATACCCCCTTAAACGTGTTGAAACCATCAAAACTCGTGTAATTGTGGAAAAATAA
- a CDS encoding flavodoxin family protein has translation MEKVLFVCASPRKNGNTSQVISKCAEVVEKNGLETEVVYLRGKHIESCRACGKCAKIHKCKIDDGLNEIIEKIKESKGFIVATPVYFGTARGDLMAALQRIGYVSMNNGNFLSWKVGGPIAVARRGGQTSTLQELLMFYLINDMIVPGSTYWNMVFGREKGEALEDAEGIRTIERFGENVATLINKIV, from the coding sequence ATGGAAAAAGTACTTTTTGTATGTGCAAGTCCACGTAAAAATGGAAACACATCACAAGTGATTTCTAAATGCGCAGAAGTAGTGGAAAAAAATGGATTAGAAACCGAAGTTGTGTACTTGAGGGGAAAACACATAGAATCCTGCAGGGCCTGCGGTAAATGTGCTAAAATCCACAAATGCAAGATAGATGATGGTTTGAATGAGATCATTGAGAAAATTAAGGAATCTAAAGGGTTTATAGTGGCCACACCTGTATACTTCGGTACTGCAAGGGGAGATCTAATGGCAGCACTGCAGAGAATTGGTTACGTTTCTATGAACAACGGCAACTTCCTATCCTGGAAAGTGGGAGGACCAATAGCAGTAGCCAGACGCGGAGGGCAAACATCAACACTTCAAGAGCTTCTAATGTTCTACTTGATAAACGATATGATTGTGCCTGGTTCAACCTACTGGAACATGGTGTTCGGAAGGGAAAAGGGAGAAGCACTGGAAGATGCTGAGGGCATCCGTACAATTGAAAGATTTGGTGAAAATGTTGCCACATTAATTAATAAGATCGTTTGA
- a CDS encoding TetR/AcrR family transcriptional regulator, producing MSITDRREREKKQRQHDIINAAEKLFFSRGYDEVSMNDIALEVELSKATLYLYFQNKKSLFFAIVLRGTKILNSIIREAVKKEDKGIDKIAAYRNAYNEFTWNYPDHINIYNYFRSGRFNMEPDGSDERKTKSKSNDNSIPYEIACETEISKLRKERFSILCQSVQTGLDDGSIRQDVDPVEVSILLSAISKSLSNIPADHLQALEKRGINSESYFRDVSDLIHHMIMNWDYEQTE from the coding sequence ATGTCCATCACTGATAGAAGGGAAAGGGAAAAAAAACAACGCCAGCATGATATAATCAATGCAGCTGAAAAATTGTTCTTTTCTAGGGGTTACGATGAAGTATCTATGAATGATATAGCACTGGAAGTTGAACTTTCTAAGGCAACACTCTACCTTTACTTTCAGAACAAAAAATCATTATTTTTCGCAATAGTTCTCAGGGGAACTAAAATACTTAATTCAATAATAAGGGAAGCTGTCAAAAAAGAGGATAAAGGGATCGATAAGATCGCAGCCTACAGAAACGCCTACAATGAATTTACATGGAACTATCCTGATCACATCAACATATACAACTACTTCAGATCAGGAAGATTTAACATGGAACCTGATGGTTCAGATGAACGTAAAACTAAATCTAAATCCAATGATAATTCAATTCCCTATGAAATAGCATGTGAAACTGAAATATCAAAACTCAGGAAGGAAAGATTTTCAATTCTATGTCAATCTGTACAAACTGGTCTTGATGATGGAAGTATAAGGCAAGATGTGGATCCTGTTGAAGTATCCATACTACTATCTGCAATTTCTAAAAGCCTTTCCAACATCCCCGCCGATCATCTCCAAGCACTTGAAAAAAGGGGAATAAACAGTGAAAGCTACTTCAGAGATGTGAGTGATCTGATACACCACATGATAATGAACTGGGACTACGAACAGACTGAGTAA
- a CDS encoding class I SAM-dependent DNA methyltransferase — MTEEQLYKNFARYYDKIYKGMDYEGEVEFIKWAVHKHQPSSTNLLMDVACGTGTHAQKLTDNFKITGVDLSSQMLEIAREKVPNVNFIQGDMKNLNIGSKFDVITCIFSAIHYNRNLKELGDTIQNFYEHLNPRGILIFDLSLNKNNWIEGLVSVDTVVEEDLKIARICQSKLKDGIFNANFVFLVKDDGEFDFDIDQHELGVFEVEEVINLMENKKFETFVYAGFKSEEWTENSVERPVFVGVKNLRGVSL; from the coding sequence ATGACAGAAGAACAACTTTACAAGAACTTCGCAAGGTACTACGACAAGATCTACAAGGGAATGGATTACGAAGGAGAAGTAGAATTTATTAAATGGGCCGTCCACAAACACCAACCCAGTTCAACCAATCTTCTAATGGATGTTGCATGTGGAACAGGAACACATGCACAGAAGTTAACAGATAACTTCAAGATCACAGGCGTTGATTTAAGCTCCCAAATGCTTGAAATTGCCAGAGAAAAGGTTCCAAATGTCAATTTCATACAGGGAGATATGAAGAACCTAAACATCGGATCCAAGTTCGATGTTATCACCTGTATCTTCTCTGCAATCCACTACAACAGAAATTTAAAGGAGCTCGGGGACACCATCCAAAATTTTTATGAACATCTAAATCCTAGAGGAATATTAATATTTGATCTGAGTCTAAACAAAAACAACTGGATAGAAGGTTTAGTTAGTGTCGACACTGTTGTGGAGGAAGACCTTAAAATAGCCAGAATTTGTCAGTCCAAGCTGAAAGATGGAATATTCAATGCAAACTTCGTATTTCTTGTGAAAGATGATGGAGAGTTTGATTTTGACATTGATCAACATGAACTGGGTGTCTTTGAAGTGGAAGAGGTAATAAATTTGATGGAAAACAAAAAATTTGAAACGTTTGTCTATGCAGGTTTCAAATCTGAGGAATGGACAGAAAACAGTGTTGAACGTCCAGTTTTTGTTGGAGTCAAAAATCTTAGGGGTGTTAGTTTATGA
- a CDS encoding TIGR00297 family protein, with protein sequence MINPLEYVVLIVVLGLVVYLKKALDLFGSIFMIVMGIIIIFSAGANWLMLIFLFLILGLLATKYKHEYKKKIGVYEGTRTLKNVISNGIVAFVMAAFGNYGGFIGSIATATADTLASEVGVVKQPRLITTLKKVPPGTDGGISLVGTAAGIIGAGIIGVAAYLLGIYPDPFVTLKISLVAGTVGCFVDSILGAVLERRDYISNEYVNLIATITGAAIGILMV encoded by the coding sequence ATGATTAATCCTCTGGAATATGTGGTCCTTATAGTAGTTCTAGGTCTTGTTGTCTACTTGAAAAAGGCGCTAGATCTATTTGGATCCATTTTCATGATAGTCATGGGTATAATAATTATTTTTAGTGCCGGTGCAAACTGGCTAATGTTAATTTTCCTTTTTCTAATTCTAGGGCTCCTTGCCACCAAGTACAAACATGAGTACAAAAAGAAAATTGGAGTTTACGAAGGGACAAGAACTCTTAAAAATGTTATTTCTAACGGAATTGTCGCCTTTGTAATGGCTGCCTTTGGAAATTATGGTGGATTTATAGGATCTATAGCTACTGCAACTGCAGATACCCTTGCAAGTGAAGTGGGCGTGGTTAAACAACCAAGGCTCATCACAACACTGAAGAAGGTGCCTCCTGGAACAGATGGGGGAATTTCATTAGTTGGAACAGCTGCTGGAATTATCGGTGCAGGGATAATAGGAGTGGCTGCATATTTACTTGGAATATACCCTGACCCATTCGTAACTCTGAAAATATCCTTAGTTGCAGGAACAGTTGGATGTTTTGTTGACAGCATTCTTGGTGCTGTTCTTGAAAGAAGAGATTACATATCCAATGAGTACGTTAATCTCATAGCAACCATAACAGGAGCCGCAATAGGAATCTTAATGGTTTAG